tttttttttttttacttgaattgaataatgtaaatgaaaataattacCATCGATTTAATTTCCATGTTCTGATCAATGTCTTGATAGTCACACCATCTACTAGAAGTGGTTCTAGTAGTGGTGGAAGTACTTTCGGAAGTGCGAAGCAAAAATGGGGTAAGGGATTGTACAGCGGCGGATACGCCAATTCTCCTAAGAGAGGGGAGCCCGGAGGTACGAAGTTCACCATGGCGGAGATCCAAAAGGCGACCAAGAACTTCAATCCGACGTTGAAGATCGGGCAGGGTGGGTCGGGCATGGTCTACAAGGGCCAGCTTGATGATGGCACTCTCGTCGCCGTCAAGCGTGCAAAGAAGGTTAGATCGCAACGTCTTATCTAGCGATTGATGTTTCGACCAGCATCTGAAACATCAGCCAAAAGTAAAAGCTCTAATATGAAGATTTTGCTGTCTCTACTACAATGAGAACTTCATAACGAAATTGTACTTAAAGATCATAACTGCAGAAGCCGGCCCCCAAAAGTTGTTTTTGAAATCAGAAGTCGAGACTAGCGCTTAATCATCTTGCTGTGGTTCTTTTCAGAATGTGTACGATTCCCATATGAGTCTTGAATTCCAGAACGAGATTCAAACTCTGCAGCGCATCGAGCATCTGAATTTGGTTAGGTTCCATGGGTACTTGGAGCATGAAGGGGAGAAGATAATTGTCGTCGAGTATGTTCCTAACGGGAATCTTCGAGAGCACCTTGATTGTATGTGTACTACTATGCCTCCTTTTTCTACTGTACTGTTAATAGAGATTGGAATATGGTATTACACAACTATATAGAATTGTGTAAATCTGAagataattgtataattttcgAGAAATGCAATGTACTGTTGCTGAGAGGAGCTCATTTTATGCAGGTCTGCATGGAAAGCCTCTGGACTTAGCTACACGGCTAGATATCGCGATCGATGTGGCTCATGCTGTTACTTATCTGCACATGTACTCAGGTGTGCCCAAAATTCTTCTAAGCTATGTTTAGAGGTTTGCGCAACTTAAAAATTTCTAGTTGATTGATTGAGAACGGTACAATATGGTTTGTGCATCCACTTCTAGCAGAGCATGgctttgaaataaatttcggaGTACTTCGATCTCAGTTTCTTTTGCCCCCTTGGAAGATATTTGTGGTTGAAATCAAAACTTTCTTAATGGTTTAAAATAATTGCTTGCTCAGTAATCAGTATTCATGCATAatgcattaaaaaaagaaacaccaTTTTGGATGAATCtgaataataatatgacataaTCATAGTTTTGGAAATTTGAATCTCCTTTTGTCTTCCGAATTCTGTTGTTGGAAAAGGAATCGACTCCCTCGAAATGCATGTACTTAATTTCCAGGTAACATTTGCTGATTGTGTAATTGATTTTTATTCTGCAGATCATCCTGTAATTCATAGAGATATCAAATCCTCAAACATCCTCCTCACAGATAATCTTCGTGCTAAGGTTGCCGATTTTGGGTTCGCGAAGCTTGCTCCGACTGAGGCCGACGTGACCCATGTTTCCACCCAAGTTAAAGGGACTGCGGGCTATCTTGATCCTGAGTATCTAAGAACGTATCAACTCACCGAGAAGAGTGATGTCTACTCCTTTGGTGTTCTGCTTGTGGAATTAGTATCTGGGAGGCGCCCTATCGAACCGAAAAGGGAGTTGAACGAACGCATTACAGCAAAATGGGTAATTAACTTCCTTTGTTATGGCCTTTTTCAGAAAATTCTACAAAGTAggtagactatatatatacaaaagatAGTTAAGCATAAAGTAATGTTTTGGGGGTCATATAAACAATTTAGTAAATCTTTCAAAAACATTACTAGAATTTGTAACTTTTCAGTCTAATGCGCGTAAATTTCAAGTGTGAGGGCTTCAGTATTCTGaaaggtttctgtgtaggaaTGTCATTTGTGAGGTGCATCTCCTAAGTATCAAGTAGTCCGAAACATCAATCTCTCGCTATACCTAATCAAACTCTATTAAATTTTACAGGCGATGAGGAAATTCACCGAAGGGAAAGCAATAGAAACGCTGGACCCGAATCTTTCGCCGAGCCCAGAAAACTATTTGGCGGTCGAGAAGATCTACGAGCTGACTTTACGATGCCTAGCTCCGACGAGAAACAGCAGGCCCAGTATGAGGAGAAGCGCCGAAATTCTATGGAGCATAAGGAGAGACTATAGGGAGATGTTTCCCCTTGACTCCCTCTCCTCGCCGAAAAGTCATCAGAGGAACCCTTCAGCAAAATCACATTAATAAAAAACAAGAGCTTGCTATGTGATGGTTGAATGAGTAGTTGTCCCAAGTCTGTGGTGCATTGGAGAAACTTTCCTGTGTGTTTGTTGTGTGAGATTTAGTTTTGGTAATTCATGGCCTCATAGTCTTGTTTGttttgttaagaaaaatatGTGCAAGAAATGAATAATGTATACTAATTTTATGTATAATGATTGTTTAGTGCCCTCATTCTTTGTAAATTTATTGGTGCCTGTACTGTCTAAGGAGAAATGAATGATTAGAGAAGATATTTGACTATGAACAGCTTCTGTGAATGAGCATATTGTTTGTTCATGATAATACTTGAAAAGTTGTAAGAATTATCTGGAGCAATGGAAACAAATCTCTTGATAACATAAGCTGcaaaaaattggaaaataaGAAGCTTCAATATTGGATATTTGCTTTTCCTGTTCACAAGCCAATTTTATCTTTCAACTACGGCAAAAAGGAAAGGGGTGTTTTACATGCCATAGTATATTATAAAACCTAATTATTTGTCAAGTACATGAAAATTGGAATgcatttcttttctatttaaaaGGTAAATGTATCATCCATTTATAAACCAACCAGAATCAGAACCATAAAATGTTTGATATGCTGAGGTAATAAACTGTAAGGAATTCAACCATTCAAAAGTACTATAATCCATACAGTACATagctttctttttcattattttttttaaaaaaaattcaaacaacaGGCAATTGATATGTACAAATAACCGAAGAAAATCTTTCGCTACAATACATGCTTTAATTCTTCTCATTTTCACAAATTTACTTTCTCAACAATGACTACAGAAACACCCTATAATTCATATAATAGTCCACGATACAATGCCACTAACAACACATGAATAGTGCGTGCTATAAACTTTTGAACTCTCGGATCCACGCTGGTAGAACCACAGAGTAGTAAACCTCGGACATCTGAGAGTTACAAAGTTGATAGCATACACTATTcatgtgctattagaagcattctAAGTAGACCATTCTTTTCCTGCATCTTGATATGTACAATTGCTGCAAGATGCAGCCCTAAGAAAAGCACAGAACAAATTGCAGCTCGACTTCTTTGCCGAGCAGGCTCTGCGTATTATTAAGGCAATACCTTTACCGATGCTTTTGTTTGTAACATCTACATCATTTTTAGCATCGAATGGATTAGCTTGCCATAATAATAGTATAAGAACTCAAATTAAGATAACTTCTTTCGTACGTATACGTATTAAATTTCTCTCGATTCTGATCTCGGTGAGGAGTCCTCCTGGGCCAACTCGTAGCTGGGCACTTGACTGTCATTCCTTCGATTTGTGCGAGTTGAGCACAAGAAAAAGAACGACGACGTGTAGATGGTGATGTGCCATAAGCTGCAGCAAAAAGAAGAACCTCACTAGCTGTTAAAATTATCTAAGGAAATATCAATATCAAGTAACTTTTTAAGCTACAATAACAGGAGTTAACAAACTTATGTCTATGATTGAAACATCTTATTAGGCTTTAAGCTCTCTCTCCACTGGTAGTTTTGGTGTAACCAACAAAATGTTGCTCTCAACAAATGAAAgtaactgaccgtccctagagcaagtgacaaagggcttggtggttggtacccgagacccaagttcgaatcctagttgattcacatttccagctaaatttatttctaaatgaaataaatgaagcgggtagcgtgctacctatctctcaaaaaaaaaaaaaaaaaaacaaatgaaagtaaagaagtgaAACAgaaaagaacttttttttttttttgatgaattaGATAAAGGAAAAATGACTTACAAAGAAGGggaattgcttatataccccagGAAAGCCTCCGACTTTtatatttacccctcttagaaggctaatattaaaaataaatttttaaggttccaagttctttcaaatatacccctaaagttaaattctgttagtgaaTTATTAGGAACAAATGTTATCtctgtgaaattactattttgcgttttcaaatatactcttctagcgtcaccaacttttcttatttgcccttatgTAAGgggcaaaagaaatattttgacttttagccttttcaaatatacccttctactgtcaccaacttttcttatttacccttatgTAAGgggcaaaagaagtattttgacttttagccttttcaaatatacccttctaccgtcatcaacttttcttatttgcccttaagttatgaacaaaagaagtattttgactttttacctttttaaatatacccttctaccgtcaccaactttttttatttgctcttaagttatgggcaaaataaatattttcactattttttaactatggttGAAATTTAACTCAGGTTTAATCAGAGATAATTTAACGGGCACTAACAGCgaggatatttttgaataacagagaaatatactagaggtatatttgaaataaaaaaaaagggataaataagatatttcaaaagttttgaggggtatataagcaattatctctacaaaaaaaataaagccgGTTGAGAAAACCACGTCTCTAATAATAAAGAAACACTAAAATTTCAAGTAAAGatgattaattagataaaaacctcaaaaatcaaacatttaatataaaaaaataatccaatACTTAACATTAATAGTGTATTAATAGTGTTAAAATAATTATCAGCTGTAAAATTAGAGAACATCATTAAAACTGCAATAGGGTAAAATaggtatttaaattttgtacagtTAGTTTTGGATGGATCATCACGCATAATAGTATTTGTGAAGATTACATGTATTTAGGAGGGCATTGAACaatatttttactttcaaaGGGGTATTATTAATGAAATTTCAGGCTGTGAAAGGGTATCTATGAAATTAATACTGTGTAATAGATAATTTAAcggtataatatatatatatatatataggtcttcATACTCAtaatcattttcgatgatagatcgTCCGAATAGataatccataccgttaaatatgatttaaagcatttaaacatttagaaaccaaatttcataatttttcgacatcatataccttatgatcaaagggtttcaaaatcgACTTTTTTAACGGCTAGTATAGGGCATTTTCTAGTTAACGGCGTagaagaattgaaaaaaaaaattgaacttttaatagaaaattctattcactatatagatcaagatcaataactacaattttaaatttaagaaccCTATCCCTTATTTTTAGGAGATGGTTTGGTTTTGACGGTTCATTTTctacccacttgatggacttcaTTATaaattcgaaaaattacgaaattcaaTTTCATGATACTTCAAATGCtcttaaatcatatttaacggtatgaatttttgatttggaaactccatcataaaaaacgacTAAGTATGAAGGTCtccatactcataagagtatagtagcccatatatatacatataaagcTCACtcggaatactatcgatagaaaataaatagtgtttactatcaactttctagcctttggatcaatactattccacctactacCACAAAACCCTatcatccaagggctaaaaagtaGATGGTAAACACTACTCTTTTACTACCAAAAGTGTTCTAgcttcgttctctctctctctctctacatatatatatatagagagagagagagaaagaaagagagttgAATCCTCCCCATCCTCCCCATCACACCATGCATCAGATTCTCGTTTAGCTATGCCACAATCTAAGGGATCAGTTATTATTTATTGCA
This genomic interval from Ananas comosus cultivar F153 linkage group 8, ASM154086v1, whole genome shotgun sequence contains the following:
- the LOC109713917 gene encoding calmodulin-binding receptor-like cytoplasmic kinase 2, translated to MRSGASPRHGRNPSSGSRRSYASSELSAASSSSSAASRNPVRIAAAALRSCFSSPESMSPDDSFADDPARTPAHLTPSTRSGSSSGGSTFGSAKQKWGKGLYSGGYANSPKRGEPGGTKFTMAEIQKATKNFNPTLKIGQGGSGMVYKGQLDDGTLVAVKRAKKNVYDSHMSLEFQNEIQTLQRIEHLNLVRFHGYLEHEGEKIIVVEYVPNGNLREHLDCLHGKPLDLATRLDIAIDVAHAVTYLHMYSDHPVIHRDIKSSNILLTDNLRAKVADFGFAKLAPTEADVTHVSTQVKGTAGYLDPEYLRTYQLTEKSDVYSFGVLLVELVSGRRPIEPKRELNERITAKWAMRKFTEGKAIETLDPNLSPSPENYLAVEKIYELTLRCLAPTRNSRPSMRRSAEILWSIRRDYREMFPLDSLSSPKSHQRNPSAKSH